ttaagtaaattaaAGTGACTATTTTTAACAGTTTAAACTTTTATTAGACGAGATGGCAACACACTTCAAGAATATATGTTACAAATTAAACTATTCCTATCTAACAATACCTTCTCGTTGAGCTGGCAAAACTTCCATAGCTGACCCTTTTGTCAAATTAGTTGATGAAACTCGAATTGGCTCTTTTTCAATCACAGGGAGGAGATAGTAGAATTCGCCGTCGACGAGTAATTCTTGATCATGTAATGGAGAAGACAAACGATttgaactaaaaatgttgtaaccTGGGAATTCATCTAGGACTTGTCGAACTAATTTAGGACCTTTGAGGTTTAATATTTCTCCAGAATCTGTCATAACACGAGCAAAGTTAAAATCTAATTTTCTTGCATCTGTCACTGCTTTCATTGAACAGTTGCAGTTTCCCATTGATAAAAAAAGAGAATATTTTGTTGAGTGAATGAAAGAGAAATAGTGGGGGTTGTTTAATTGTGGTGTTTGTGAGTGTGCGTGCATATATATTACAAAAACTTTTAATTTAAGTAATATATACATAAGCGTAAATAATCTTTACATCATTAGACGTCTTAACTTGTTGTAGTAAGTAATCTCAATTATTTTCAAGATTACGAATAGTATATTTTAAGAGGGATTACTTATACATACTATTTGACTAACTTAATAGTGTAATTATTTTTAAACTGACGTTATATATAACTTAAACCTGATAGTATAAAAATCTATTTCTACTAATCGTTTACATAACTAAACTCAAAATTTTATAGCAAACAACCTGAAAAATagagaaagaattttttttggtTACAACCGGTTAAATATAAAGAGCAGTCCAGTGCATAAAATATTTTGCGTTTATTTCGGATCCGGGAAAGAGCTTCACCCTcaggggtgtgatgtagatagcttaccctaatgcaagcattaatgaGTGCTTCTACGGTTCGAACCCGTAACCTATAAATCACATggagataataaaaaaaatatttaaactgtaattgaatataattaaatatatattacaAAGACTAGGGACAGAAAAATCTTTAGCTAAATGCAAAAGGTCACGGATTTAGAAGAGGAGACAAGTGGACGAGAGTAGGTGTACTAAGGGTGCAGAAATTTGTGGAAGTTTggctttttgaaaatttgaatgcGAAACTTAAGTGATTAGACCGTTGGGATAATGATACATTAATAATGTGTGAATTTTGTCATACAGTGAATTTAACTTTTATGCACGTGATGGCATTAATTTCAGGATGTCCAGATAAGAAGAACATCATGAAGAACAAAGTAAAAAAAGTGTAGATTTTCTTTTATGTAAAAACAAATTCATGAACGGCTAAGACAAACCGTGAATCACTCTCGTGATCTCCGCCTAATCGTGATAATAACTAATAAGCAATCAATTGAAAATTATTTAAATGATTataaatttatatgtgatttctAGATAATACATAGACGATTTATGGTAATAACTAATAAACGATCAAACAAGAGATCACTTAGGCGATCATAAATAATACGTGCGATATTTTTAGATAACACATATGCGATATATGATTTTAtcaagatctttcattttataaaaaataatcctggtaataattaataaatgatcAACCGGAGATCACTTAAACGATCATAAATAATATATGGGCAATATCTAGGTAACACATAGATGATCTATGATTACATCATGATCTCTTGCTTTATAAAAATGATCGTGGTAATAACTAATAAGCGATCAACTATATATCATTTAGATGATCATAAATTCATATGCGATTTCTAGATAACACATACGCGATTTATCGGATCACCAGTATCTTCCACTTTATTAAAAATGATCTTGTAATAACTAATAAGCGATCTACCCAAAAATGATGCTGGTAATAACTAATAAGCCATCAAGAGATCACTTAGGCGATCATAAATAATACATGGACGAATTTTAGATAACGCATATATAGGCAATTTATGAATTTCATCGGTATCTCCCACTTTATAAGAAAATGaagaataataacaacaaataaacgaTCAACCGAAAATCACTTAGGCGATCACAGATAATAGAGTAACAGTCATGGCAAAgcaatgactattattccttaggtcatttttgatgggccgacaaaattttaggtgattcgggtccgatcgccaaaaacgaggaacggtcatggcgaagcgatgactattgttgctaaggtcatttttgatgggctggacaaattttaggcgattcaggtccGATCGCCCGGATTCATGCAGATGGAGTTGGATATAGCAGatggcacacgaaaatttggaaatcgggcagaattctatttttatggccctaaaacgctaaaaatgaggaacggtcatggcgaagcgatgactattagttcttaggttattttttatgggccAGTAGGTGATTCAGGTCCAATCACCCAaatgcatgcagatggcgtgagctataacatacgaaaatcaAGTAATCGGGCGAATTTCCAgtattatggccctaaaataccaaaaatgaggaacgaccatgacGAATtaatgactattgtttcttaggttatttttgaaaggtcgaaaaaaattttaggcgactcCGGTTTGGTCGCCGGGATGCatgtagatggcgtgggctataccacacaaaaatttaggaatcgggcaaaattcctattttgtggccctaaaacgccaaaacataaggaacaatcatgACAAAGtgatgactatttttccttaattcatttttgatgggccgacaaaaaTTTTAGCGATTCGGGTCCGACCTGCCCGGATGCATGCAACTGGCGTGAGTCAGCACATGAGATTTGGGAATCgcccaaaattctaatttttttgccctaaaataccaaaagaaaGGAACGGTCGTGGCGAAACGATAACTATTGTTTCTTGGGTCATTTTTTATGAGCGataatattttaggcgattcgggtccggtcgccCGGATGTATGCATATGGCATGAGCTATAGCACGataatctgggaatcgggcggaattcagtTTTATGTCCCTAAAACGGCAAAAATAAGGAACATTCATAGAGAAGCAAtcactattgttccttaggtcgtttttaatgggttggcaaaattttaggcgattaagGTCCGGTCGCCTGGATGTAAGCAAACGggttgggctatagcacacgaaaatttgtgAATCAGGTGAAgttccagttttatgatcctaaaacgtcaaaaacgaaggaacgatcatggagaatCGATAACAATTGTACCTTAGatcgtttttgatgggccgacaatTTTTTACGCGATTCGAGTCCGGTCAACCTGATACAATTAGatagcgtgggctatatagcacatgaaGATCTGAGAATTAggtggaattccaattttatggccttaGACCGCCAAAACGTGGAACAAATAtagcgaagcgatgactattgttccttaggttgtttttatGAGCCGGTGAACTTTTAGGGGATTCGGGTCCGGTCGCCcagatgcatgcagatggcgtgggctatacacatgaaaatatgggaaccgggaagaattccagttttatggccctaaaacaccaaaaatgaggaatgatcatggaaaatctatgactattgttccttaggtcgtttttgatgggctGACAAAATATTAGACTATTCGGGTCTGGTCACCCAGATGCATGCATATGGCGAATCagacgaaattccagttt
This DNA window, taken from Nicotiana tabacum cultivar K326 chromosome 15, ASM71507v2, whole genome shotgun sequence, encodes the following:
- the LOC107798354 gene encoding uncharacterized protein LOC107798354 codes for the protein MHAHSQTPQLNNPHYFSFIHSTKYSLFLSMGNCNCSMKAVTDARKLDFNFARVMTDSGEILNLKGPKLVRQVLDEFPGYNIFSSNRLSSPLHDQELLVDGEFYYLLPVIEKEPIRVSSTNLTKGSAMEVLPAQREGVWRVKLVIHPQQLEEILSEEGNTEALIEQMRIVATANSAAKHKRSTSCGVNWKSTLPSVFKLPNEKQNKILALDQSSTSSPK